The genomic stretch TCCAGGAGCAGTTTCTCGGCAGTGGGCACCAATGTCTTGTTTTGAATGTTTTAAACTCATTCATCATCTTCtccagtgcaaaaaaaaaaaaagaaaaacacaaaacacagtgaATAATTTGAGCCCTTGTCCACTTGATTTATAATTTGAAtgacagtagcaataaaattaTGAAGCATGGAAACTTTAGGCAGTCAACAATAATTCCGAACACGAGTGTTTGTCAGGTATGTGGTAGCagccgatttatttatttatgtatgtagGGCTGTGTGTGTCCTCCAAAATAGGGATTGTTATTCATTCACAGAGATGGCTGCTCGACTGCGACTCACGGCAGGCATCGCACAGCACCACTGCCCGCTCACTAGTGAGCACGAAGCGGACACAGCACACAAGCAGCTCCGCCACATTGCATCCATGCCGCGTAATATAGACGCACCGCTTGTACAAATTAACATGGATACTTGAGTTCGACGTGGCCAAGAACGACAAGTGGGCTTCGGCACATTCAAATACACGAATTAACTTTGCAGAAGCAACATATAGTGCTTTGGAAGTAGCACtggattctgggtgagggagaCACATGCTGGAGACTGACAGCACATCTACTTGTACAGCGCACTCGCCGCAATAACGCGAGTCATAAGCAGGGTATACGTTTTACGTACGGATACACAGCCTTCTCACAAAATTGTACTCCTTCCCCATTAATTGAAAACCTCGCTACCCAGTAGTCATACTACTTAAGAAAAATTAAGAAGCTTTAATTCAGAGGATTTGTCAGAATTGTTTAAATACTTATTCACTGGCGTTTGAAACGAGTTCATGTCGCAGCATTATATTTCATATTCTGCCACTACCGGTTAATAAGAACAATGaccattaaataaaaatgaaataaaacgcTACCCTGcaaattgtattattttttccattttgtGACTGGATGAAACACCACAAATGGAAACTTCACTAATTAATAGTAGGCCTATTAAACACTGGGAGATGGCCATGGGCTGTTAACTATAGCATTTTCAGCATGCATTTCTTTGCCGTTTGTTTTCCCGTGCTACATATTTAATCCTCGTTACTTTTTAAACTTACTTGTAATTATTGCTATACGCAAATTTAAGCAGCAAACCCAAACAGAATCGCTAATCTCATTGTTTTATCTCCACTAGAGGGATCCAATTCCCAACACTTTCCGTTTGTCCCACAATACATGCAGCTTTAGTCGCCAGTTTAAACATGAAGAATATTCCGACTTGTTTATATTttccatctgtttcaacatcatCGTGTAAATAACAGTGTTTTGGTTTTTGGGTTTGCCCAGGAAAAAGATGGATTGCTTCCCGGATTGCAATTAAGCCTATATTTAACAAATTAATGAAGACGTTGTTGTTTGAATTTTAGATCTATGAGTTTTAGTTGGAGACTGTCTCCTACCACTGATTTGcatagcaattattttaaaaactcCGTCGTCCCAGTTAAGTCACATCCAGAAACCAATAACATCAATCAGCTtctcttaaaaaaaatctgtgatttataattaattttaaaaatgcgGAAAACAATCATCAGTTCAAACGTTTCAGTTGTGCAAAAACTAACACGCGTCCGTAGAGACCCCATCTGTTATAAATTCCCTAGCGAATGGTATCAGTCCCCACTGAAAGGAAATAAATGAAACATCGGCGCTGACATAAAAAGAACTGCGTGAAAACAGCAGTAACTTTAAACATCACAGATTCATGTCACCCGGTCTTTACTGTGCGCACATTAAATATCTAATTATCATCTGCAATCCTGCCCGACATCATCTTCACTTCGGGTCATTTGATCAGTTTAAATGCACTTTTTAGTTAGTTAACACTCGGCTGGGAGAGGCGCTTTAAGCATCAATTTGACATCTGTAGTGTGAAATGTGCCGTTATGCTTTTATGCAAAGAGAAGCGAAACGCCTCGATGAGAAGGTTAAGTACCTTTTCGGTGGAGTAAGGACAGCCCTTATCTGCTGGCTTGTGGGGACCGTGTTTGCGCCTATTTCGGAGAACTAGGGCGACGCTTCACATGAATCCCATAATACTCTGGAGGTTCGGCTCCGGCTTCAATACGGGTAAGCAGAAGAATAAGCTGCGTGTCACGCCTTTGTTATCTCATCACGCCGGGTCAATGCCGTGACGATGCCATTCAGGGCAGTCATGCGCATCATCTGCATGACGTCATAACCAGACGGCAGGTGACGGAATCgcttgatcccccccccccccccccatgctgctaTGATGTAACTTCCATCCCCAGCTCTCATAGAGAACAGTCACGCTTCGGTGGGTCATCTTATTAAGTCTATTTTCTAGCTAATTGcttatatatattatgttttataaaGTGTCTGGGGATTTGTCTAAGTCCTGCTCCGATTGCCTATCATGTCCCATTATAATTTAATACTGCACTCCCCGTCTTCGGGGGTTTTACGCCTTCATTAGTTTACTGGGGTCCGGGGCGTCCTAACGACTTGCAAAGTGTTCCTGCATTTTTATTAACAGTGACAGTTGCAGGATTTTTGTTTAGTGAGCATTTAAAATATAACTACGCTACTTCCTGCAGTAACTCATTACTCGATTTGTTTAGCTTGTTATACAGCTGTAACGTGAAACCAAGGGACGATGCAATAGTACCGAGTTTGCTATAAAGTGCTACTTTCATttatgaagtaaaaaaaaaataaaaatcgaaGACAGTTTTCACATAAAAATCACCGAAACTCAGCCGTGCCGGAGAGAAGGTGCTGTACAGTCCCAGATAAACTATAAAAAGCAAGCTTGTTTGACACCTTTAAACTCTCCGTTTTCTTATACCAGCGCCGTTACAAAAGTTCAGAAAATTGCGGGAGCTGTTCAGTATTCGCGTTAAATGAGGACAACTCGGCCACCTCTACACCCATATACAAATCCCCGTTTTACAATGCTGGCCAGGACCCCATGCAATTACGGGGATTAATGacctaattttatatttcataaacataaaacataacGATCCCATTAAAGAGCGTATAGGTATTGAACATCAGTGAGAGAGCAGTCAGATTTCACATGGACTGGGTACAGAATACATTTAATCCTGCAGCAACCAGGaagagaggcctatacagactttttattattatttttctttacatTGGCTATAAATCTACCCCCACCCTTTGCAAGATCGGTTCCACAGAAACTGGAGGGCTGTGGTACACAATACCAAAGAAACAGAGCCAGCCAGGGTGGGAGCTTGGGAAGGTGTCAGTGCGCCCCCTACAGTATGGGAGGACCTGAAGCAGGTACACTGCCCACGACGATTCAGTCCAGTGGCCAGTGTGGTGTCACCAACAGGAGAAATGGAGCTATAACGACAGCTTTCCTTGAATTtgtataaaacatttaaaattaaatcaaaacaaaacgCATAAATCCTTTGGGTCTCTTTTCCCACCCTGCATCCTGTTTGTTGCTCATTCTTCTTCACTCTCATTTTCTGGATCCAGGTCAGAATCTCCATTCACTTTCGATTCCACGTTCATCTCTTCGTCtgccgcctcctcctcctcctcctcctcttcctcggcCCTCTCCGCCGTCTCACTCATGTGTTCATCCTCCTCCCAGTTCTACAAAGGGAAAAGGGATCTTGTTAAGTCCCAAAAGCCGCATGAACATCAGACATCATATAACCTAAATTATTCAGCCACATTTGCGTGAACTCTGCCTTTAGCTTTTTCATGCAAATGGAGGGATTCTTGACTTACATCAGAGTCTTCATCTGGAAGCCCTTCATCTCCCGaagcctcctcttcctcagaagACTCTGCAGAACAACACAAGCCTTGTAACCACGATACATTTCAGAGCCGTAGAAAAGCTAAGCGGAATACAATTACCACCCTCTAAATAAGGCTGACTTTCAATCAACCCTATTTGAATGTGGAGGCCCAGGGGAAAAGGCATTTGCATTCAAGCACACGCGAAACTCATCCGTGCTTGAGAGAACGTGCTCGCATGGTCTTTAAACAGCTATGGGCAGACCCCGGAGCAGCATGCGGTAATCATTATTCTGTCTAACCCAACTCTTCTAAACCCACTCCGCCAGGACACCCGGACTCCCCACATttgtgctccctcccagatcctagcacacctgtaccaggtattcggtctTCTTGATTGATCGGTGCAAAAACACGAACCGTCCATCTGTCCCTGTGGCCTGGGTTGAGAAGTGCTGGTCCAACCCACCCAAATCGCAACAGAGGGGTGGAGACGAGaccctctggttgcctggtaaCCAGCCGGTGACGGGCTAAGGCTTGTCAAAGGTAGAACTACCAGCTGGATACGCCCATTGAAAGGGGAGATGGTGCCATGATAGGTAGCAGTGGTGGAGTAATGGTTAGGGACGCGCACTTgtcattgaaagattgctggttcgaatccacaGCCAGTAAAGTACCACCGAGGTACCCAGaacaaggtaccacccccaagcactgctctccgggggctgaattagctgccctctGCTACGTCATGATgtgacatatgggttaaatgcagaggacacatttcattgttgtgctatGGTGTGACAACTCATCAGTTTCCACCTTCATTGGCTCGGATGGAATTTCAGCAACAGCCCGCCTAAAAAAAAACGCACTCAGGCTCCCCAGCACGACAGACCCTGCACCCTGACAGACGGCTGTCCAGCACGGAGCTTGAAAACCTAATATTTATCAAACTCGACAGCAGCCTGCCATAATATCCCCAGCGGGATTCCAGACAGGTTAAATCACAGCTTTCCGAAGGCGACCCGCTCAGCGTCATGGAGCCCCGCGTTAAATATCACCGTCAGAGCTTGACAGACAGCTGCTCTGACAGGAATGAAACGGACCTTTCACATGCCGGCTGCCAGACACTGGTTTCCTAGCAACTGCATCCTCAGTCCCACAGTGGACATCGGGGGAAATTCTGAGAAGTCCTGCTGTGCTCATGAATGTGTGAGGTTCCTGGCCGGGTGAAGGAAtctgggggggggcttgggaGCTGTCGCCTCAGGACGGCGAATGTGGGACAGGCTGCCGCCGGAGGGTGAGGCGGGGAGATCCGACCGGCTTCTCCTTATGCTGCTTTCGTAATGACGCTCATTTGGAGTCACAAGGAACTTACATGAAGAACGCAgcccatttgggggggggggggggggggggtcacggccTACACCTGCATGTTAAGACAGCTGCACTTTGCCATAATCTAGGTCTATGCCAgtcttatttataaaaaagtaCATGTATTAAATTGCAAAGCAGGTGGTAAGAACTGGCCTGTTTCCAACCTCTAGTTCATATGCAGAGCTGCACACCCCCGAAAAACAGTCTGCTCACCCTCCTCGTAGACCAGCTTGGCTCTGTGGTCGAGGTCTTTGACAGTATACACTTGGTCACTCGCCGCCACCTAGTGAACAGGAGGGTTAGCAGCTATTAGGCTCACTTCAAAGGGGACAGGATTTGGTTAAAACGTTttggtaaaaacaaaaaaacaaaaccgaGTTTAAGAAATGCTTATTTCTTCCACAAACCTGTGTCATTAACAGGTACAGTTTGCCGTGGAGTCTGGTCAGCTTGTGGAACATCTTGACTCTGCTCTCGATCACATGGTACAAGACTCCCAACTGGGACACTCTGTCTGTTAACTGTAATGGGggaaatgaaaatcaccataatatatatatcatatcaCATAAATCACATGACAACATAATATAGAAAAGCACCTGGACAGCTAAGATCAGCCGGGCGAGGCAGGCGACCCAGGCCAGCAGCGCCATCTAGCGCCTGACTTGGCTAAGTGCAACTAATGGAGCTTTGCTGCCACAAAGAACTGTGCCGCACCCGGGCCGTACCCAAGCAAAATTTCCAACCTCCTGCTTAAACAAGTACTATAGAACAGCCAAATGAAATGGAGTCGTAATGCAAATGTATACAAGCAAATGCTAATTCTGCTAGCATTTGATGCTAAAACAACAGCGATTCTCATACGTTCCCGAGGAAATTAGTACACAGTATATCATGAGCGCGTGAACAGAAAACaagccttctgcagtggaaaaccgaagtgAGCCGGAACCGGGTACGGGTCGGTTcttgtatgccagtggaaaagggcCCCAGCAGGGCCTTCAATACTAGCCAGTATCCTCCCCCAGCTCTGAAACAGGAACTTCCTCATGCAAACCCGCGAAGCGACTCACCGTCGACAGGTACGACATGTGCTGAATGAGAACAGCCTTCAGCCACCGGACCATCATCACGGCCCTGTCGGGAGAAGAGAGGTCATGTCATTTTTTTAACGGCGTTTACAGCTTCGTGCAGTTGCTCGTCTGTGCCAGTGTGTGGCGCTAACTCACGTGTACGGATGGCCTTGTATCCTCTTGGTGAGCTGAGGAAGAACACGAGAGAGAGGAAATGCGTATAATCAGCATGCGAGCAAACATTTCTCAACCCACATTTAACTAATTTAAATTCACCATGGCAGCTGAGAAAAAGCACGCCTAGCTATTGATGCATGAAATGAGGCCGCGAAGCTAGTCGCGTCGCTAAACCAGCTGCAAACCCAACACTCGAACCCAAGCAGAAAGCCGGGGCTGCTGCTGATCCCAAGTACGGCGAGTCTGACTCATCCCCGGGCTGCCACTAGGCCGCCCACACATCCTGCAGCGAAACACAGGTCACATGAGCGCGCTCACCTCTTCGACCAAAGGCAGGACAGCGGGGATGGGCAAGCGGGCGACGGTCTTCTTTATCAGCCCATCTTTCTTGGTCAGGAAAACTTTCTACACAACGAAGAAAAAAACGGAATCCCAGACGCTACACCACAAGTAAGAGTAGAAGGTACCAAAAAACAGCAGCGGCGCCTAAAAACGCACCACAGACGTTTAGCTGAGGACGGGAATAACCCAGCAGGGGACAGAGGGAGCACTACAGTGCCACCTAGTGGGCAGAACTGACATTTCACCCGTCCGTTCTGATCCTCGATCTTGTCAGATGAGACATAGAATTAGCGGAATTATCACTGCAGCAAGAGGACCAGGGCTGTCCCAAAGGACGGACATGCCTCGAGGAGCCATGAGCAGGAAGGAAACGCCAAACAGAGGAACCCGGGGGAAGAAGCACGGTCTGCTTTTGAGGCTGAGCAGACGCAGGGAGGCCGGCGGAGCGACTCACGTTAAGGATGGAGGGGTCCTTGCTCTCCAGCCCCTGGACTAACAGCACCGCATAACTGTCAATCTGCAGAGACGGGGCTCCCTTAGGAGCCTTCTGCCCCCCAGACGCAGTGGACAGGTCGATCTCCCCAAGCCGCTCTTCAATCGACATCTGGGAACAAGAAAGCGAGAAGATTACGGTGGGCATGGCGATGACGGCGTGGCGTAATTACCAGCGTTTACATCGTACCCGGAGCCGGTGACGATTCACCATGGCGCAAGTTTACCTCTTTGGTACCGGAACCTTGCTTTCTCTTCTCCGTTTCCCCCCGGGCAGTTTTCACAGGTGCACGGTGGCCAGGAAGTCCAGGGGCCAGCACTTTGCCACTGGTGTTGACAATAGGAGTTTTCACCTGAGAAAAATGGTGAGCATCTCATTAGCCTCTTGTTCATAAATGATTGCATCTATAACATTTTACTCGGCTTGGGGACCGAGGGGACGGCATCATGCCTCCATAAAGCAGGAGCGATGCTTCTGTACGTTACCTTGGAAACAGCAGTTTCTATGGAGAGCGACAGGGTCGTCCGGACATCCCGCACCAAGCAAATGTGTCTCTCTGCAGTGTTCACTGGCTGTGGAACAAAAAGGGACAGTGAGGACAAACGGAtccagtgcattatgggtagtTAACAGTAAATCTGATCCATGTTCAGTTAATTACATGTGacattcatttcataatgttgcCAGTACATCTGCATTTAATGAGGTATTTATATAAAAGTGGAGGCCCCCCCTAAACCTCAGAAACGCCCACCCCCACACCCGTAACCCACGCTCACCACTTTCTCCATCACGGGTTGAAGGTGGTTCCCGTAGGCCAGCAGCAGGTCCTGCTGACCTGAGCACTGAGCCACCGCCAGCAGGGGCACCGGAAGGGGGGTGTCGTCCTCACCCGGCCGTCCGCCGGGGCTGGACACCTGCACCGAGCAAGAGGGGGCCAGGGGCTTCTTacagggcctgggggggtgAAGAGAGAGAAGACAAGATGATTCCTGGGGAAGTTCTGGTGTATTCAGCAGTGAGGGACAATACAAGACAGTGCACACAACGCAGACAGTAAACAGTGTAAAAGGTACGTTGTACACAGACAAAATACCCTGAAATGTCACCCAGGTGACGTCGAGGCCCACAGAGATCACATCGACATGGCGACAAATACTCACCCGTTAAGGAAGTGCTCAAAGACGTGCAGCTGTCCGTCCTGACAGACGACGGCCACCCGGACCGCCTGGGGTGGGAGAGAGACGTCAACGCATGCAGCACAAGGGGGCAGACGGGCAGGTGGCGGGGGGCGGAGCTCACCTTATCGTCGCTGGCGGCGAGGTGGACGTGCCGCGGCTCCTCCGTCAAGGTGAAGGACAGAACCGCGTTCTTATCCTTTCCGTCCGAGCGCAcctgcctgggggtggggggggaaagAGTTCAACTGGATCCTCAACGGGAATTCAGGCCTGCTTACATCTACGTTATTTGTTTGGGAGATATTTGCAcatggctttggataaaagtgagaAAACCGGGTCAGGGGGTTCCGGGGGCGATTGGGGCTGAAGGGCCCACAGGTCTCACCAAACACTGAGGACCCGGTCGCTGATGGCCCCAGACAGGAAGTAGAGGCCGTCGCTGTCGGGAGGCCGCGTCGTGGCGAAGCACAGAGTCGACACGGCCGTCGAGTGACCCGTGAACCTCTGAAAGGCCAGAGAGACGGGAGCCATTAACGGAAAGACCTTCAACGTCATCCTGCAATCCGTGATCGACACAAAGGCCTAGAGGACACTAAACCAGCGATTAGCCGCGCCTCACCCGACCAGGAACTCACCCGATACACCTCCTTGGTCTCCAGGTCCCACATCTTAATGGTCTGCCCCGCAGAGAGGAGAAGATTCCCGTctggactcacacacacacagctcaccgGGCCACGGTCCGCTTTCCACTTACTGGACGGGGGGCGGAGTACGAGACAGTCAAGTAGGGAGGGGTAGGAATGAGCGAACAGACCCACAACAGACATTCCAGGCAGGAGACAAACACAAAGGTTGCTTTCACATAGTGTTAGATGGATACACTTAATCTCGCTCTGAGGCAACCTGCTCCCAGTCtaagctgggaggggggggggggggaggaagtaACGATGGTTTAGTTCATCGTTACTCAGCCCAGTCCTTGGGAGCCCTCggccagttcacatttttgctcgcaCTTAGCTCCCAGCCAGGTATGAACACTGAACACCTGGCACATCAGCACTGGAAGCCGAGGAGGAGCAcaaacatggactggctgggggcccctgaggactggactgggaaacgctGCTTTGGATGGACTGGAGTTTGTCAGGTTCTTACCAGCGCGTCTTCCCCGTCTGCAGGTCCCACTCGGCGACGTACGAGTCCTCAGAGCCGCTGTACAAGAGTGCATCCCGCGGGTGCCACCGCACGCTGTTCACCTGTCCACTGTGCCCCCCGTCCTGGATCACAGGCCAggcagagacccccccccacattaaTAATGTGCATCCTCAGGTGCAAATCAGGAGTCAGGTGGAAGACTGCGACGTGCCTGCATGAGTCACACGAACGCCCTCATTTTCCCAAGTTCAATGTGTCCCTGggtcaacaagggaggggcttgtgtttcaccgctttaaccaatcacagtcttcgCTGTATGACATCACACAGCGGTCTGTTTTTTCTCATCTTCAAACTCAAGGCCATTGAATTGAAGGTGGTGGCATCTCAGCAGGCTagacctctgtgcctgtgacagGAAGCTGCCAGTTCATGCCGTATCATCAgtgttaaataaatatttataaattgtatTTAATAAAGACGTACCTTTACATTGCTCCATCCAGCCTTTGCAGGTAAGAGTATTCTTATATTTTGCATACAAAATGCATACAATAAAACAGGTAATTTAGAAGCCAGTGAACCTTTTTGATTAACAGAAAACAATAGATTGAACTAATGTGGTTAACGCAATGAACAGTGCgattggttaaagaagtgaaatgcaagcccctcccttgttaaTCCAGGGACACGTTTAACTCCGCAGAATCAGGACGTGTGAGGTGATGCCTTGATGATCTGGTCCTGGACCAGGCCCTGACCAGTGCTGTTGTGGGATCACTCACACATGTTACATGCAGACCAACTGAGTGCACAGCTcaaatatacactgctcaaaaaaatgtaaggaacactttttaatcagagtataacATCAGGtcaattaaacttctgggatattggtctggtcagttaagtagttgagggggttgttaatcagttacAGCTGCTTTGGAGTTAATGAAACGATCAACAGGgcaactagaggggcaacaatgagacgacccccaaaacaggaatggttgaACAGGTGGCCACTggtatttttccctcctcatcttttctgatggttttttcactggttttgcatttggcgacggtcagtgtcactactggtagcatgaggcgatacatggaccctacagaggttgtacaggtagtccaactcctccaggatggtgcatcaatacgtgccagaaggtctgctgtgtctcccagcacagtctcaagggcatggaagagattccaggagacaggcagctaccctaggagagctggacagggctgtagaaggcccttaacccatcagcaggaccggtatctggtcctttgtgcaaggaggaacaggatgaacactgctggagccctacaaaatgacctccagcaggccactggtgtgaatgtttcagattgtttggtcagagacagacttcatgagggtggatTGAGTGCCCaatgtcctctagtgggccctgtgctcactgcccagcaccatggagctcgattggcatttgccatagaataccagaattagcaggtctgccactggcaccctgtgccaGACGTggaagggtctggagaagccatggagaacgttatgctgcctgcagcattgttcagcatgaccggtttggtggtgggtcagtgatggtctggggaggcatatccatggagggacgctcagacctctacaggctaggcaatggcaccttgactgccattaggtatcaggatgaaatccttgaacccatcGTCAGACCTTATGcgggtgcagtgggtcctgggttcctgctggtGCACGACAgtgcccggcctcatgtggcaagagcatgtaggcagttcctggaggatgaaggaattgataccgtTGACTGGTCCTCACGCTCGCCAGATTTTCCcccccattgatatctgatgtgttttcaaagtgttcctttaatttttttaagcagTGTATAAGGGGATTACTAAAGAACAGCAAGGCGTGGAATGTTCCAACTACTCATTTAGGGAAGGGATGGCCAGCAACAGTGTGTGGGGAATAAGGCCTCCCATTTCATTCGAGATAAAATCCACCAGCTGCTAACTAAAACACTCTCACATGAGCCACAGGCTGGCCAGGGCCCCCCACCATTCAGCACTGCCCCACAACGCCACCGCATCCTCGTACCAGAGTACAGTGCAGCTCCCCCTTCATCGCGCTGTAGATTAGGATGCTCCCGGCTGCTGTGCCCAGCGCCAGCAGGTCTGCCTTTTCCGCCGCCTGCGGCGCCTCCGatttcctcttcttcctctgaGGGCCCTCCTGTCACACAAAAGTGTATTAGCAAttaaaaagcaattaacatcaaaaacaaaaacttacagcatacaatcagaatttcATAATACAAAAATGATAAAGTGAAGGTCAGATACTAAGAGATATTCTAAAAAAACTTCAACGTGCAAAGTGCTCCATAAAAGCAAAATGAAGGAGGATGTTACGCAGATCCGCGATGACGTCAGACATCATCGAGTACGAAATAAAACATCT from Brienomyrus brachyistius isolate T26 chromosome 14, BBRACH_0.4, whole genome shotgun sequence encodes the following:
- the wdr43 gene encoding WD repeat-containing protein 43 codes for the protein MAADGGSLLRALPCAFSPKSHEYLALCAQDGRLRIWDTDSKALHREYIPSAHLSATCTCISWGPCRTAKEGPQRKKRKSEAPQAAEKADLLALGTAAGSILIYSAMKGELHCTLDGGHSGQVNSVRWHPRDALLYSGSEDSYVAEWDLQTGKTRCKWKADRGPVSCVCVSPDGNLLLSAGQTIKMWDLETKEVYRRFTGHSTAVSTLCFATTRPPDSDGLYFLSGAISDRVLSVWQVRSDGKDKNAVLSFTLTEEPRHVHLAASDDKAVRVAVVCQDGQLHVFEHFLNGPCKKPLAPSCSVQVSSPGGRPGEDDTPLPVPLLAVAQCSGQQDLLLAYGNHLQPVMEKVPVNTAERHICLVRDVRTTLSLSIETAVSKVKTPIVNTSGKVLAPGLPGHRAPVKTARGETEKRKQGSGTKEMSIEERLGEIDLSTASGGQKAPKGAPSLQIDSYAVLLVQGLESKDPSILNKVFLTKKDGLIKKTVARLPIPAVLPLVEELTKRIQGHPYTAVMMVRWLKAVLIQHMSYLSTLTDRVSQLGVLYHVIESRVKMFHKLTRLHGKLYLLMTQVAASDQVYTVKDLDHRAKLVYEEESSEEEEASGDEGLPDEDSDNWEEDEHMSETAERAEEEEEEEEEAADEEMNVESKVNGDSDLDPENESEEE